In one Leguminivora glycinivorella isolate SPB_JAAS2020 unplaced genomic scaffold, LegGlyc_1.1 Scaffold6, whole genome shotgun sequence genomic region, the following are encoded:
- the LOC125242091 gene encoding ovochymase-2-like — protein sequence MKLHQLAVLSACVAVAAAMRVRRQDDDDEIDLTPTGQNKACKTKDGRDGLCVHESMCTEDHVFQPGGVIDDSEIRIGSCPGKWDWCCVFPNMTTTEPTATDRSQTDPACRVGTKDSCPWCVGLYRDGGNPRTKNPSGLYCGGAVIGSKIVLTSALCVLGGKGSNLWVQLPGSEKHYAVNSTTKNTQFNSGTREHDTALLLLNEEVPWPEKQTGACLGLKTPLEGDCVAVGFDKKDQIVFTPIAVTTGSCTEQGSTYDAACGRANGTCSVTSGSPVMCPSDIEGLIVAGLVRQTCISNAAVLGSLVPSADWIRDELTKNAIASNRYSIIR from the exons ATGAAACTGCATCAGCTGGCAGTGCTGAGCGCATGCGTGGCGGTAGCGGCCGCGATGCGCGTACGTCGtcaggatgatgatgatgaaatagaCCTCACACCTACTGGAC aaaACAAGGCGTGCAAGACTAAGGACGGCAGAGACGGGTTGTGCGTACATGAGAGCATGTGCACAGAAGACCATGTGTTTCAACCAGGCGGCGTCATCGATGACAGCGAGATAAG GATTGGCAGCTGTCCGGGCAAATGGGATTGGTGCTGCGTGTTCCCTAACATGACGACCACGGAACCGACGGCGACAGATCGCAGTCAAACAGACCCAG CGTGCAGAGTCGGAACGAAGGATTCGTGTCCATGGTGCGTTGGATTATACCG AGATGGTGGCAATCCTCGAACAAAAAATCCTTCTGGCCTCTACTGCGGGGGAGCTGTTATAGGATCCAAGATCGTCTTAACGTCTGCCTTATGTGTGCTTGGTGGAAAGGGATCCAATCTGTGGGTTCAACTGCCTGGGTCAGAAAAGCACTATGCTGTCAATAGTACTACGAAGAACACTCAATTCAACTCTG GGACTCGAGAGCATGACACAGCACTCCTACTGCTGAACGAAGAGGTTCCTTGGCCAGAGAAGCAAACTGGAGCCTGTCTGGGCTTGAAGACTCCATTGGAAGGAGATTGTGTCGCTGTCGGCTTCGATAAGAAAGACCAGATTGTTTTT ACTCCTATAGCAGTAACCACTGGTAGCTGCACCGAACAGGGGTCCACTTACGATGCAGCATGCGGCCGAGCCAACGGTACCTGCTCAGTCACTTCAGGATCCCCAGTCATGTGCCCGTCAGAC ATCGAAGGACTGATCGTGGCTGGACTAGTTCGGCAGACCTGCATATCCAACGCTGCCGTACTGGGCTCCCTGGTACCGTCAGCTGATTGGATACGAGACGAGCTCACGAAGAATGCTATAGCTTCCAACAGATACAGCATCATCCGATAG